Below is a genomic region from Amyelois transitella isolate CPQ chromosome 4, ilAmyTran1.1, whole genome shotgun sequence.
ggcctttcagtcttttcgtagctgttggctctgtctaatgtatgtatgctatgtATAATGTTAGACCGATGCCGGTGCACGAGGACCAAACAAAGATTAGGTAGAGGGAGAGAGAGtgagtgagagagagagaattaTCCTTACCGCAATTTTTTCGATGAAGAATTTGGGATTTTCGACTCTGTCAACTAGTATTGACTTGCCATCTTCAGACGGtttcaaaaaaatctttcCCAGGACTGTTAAATGATGCACTTGAAGGCTGAGGGCATAatgaagtaaattaataagtgCCTAGATACGTATGATcaatatattcttttattaagccattcagctattgtttttttttaattaagcatATAACTTCTACTATTATACTTGGCCTAAGTACCTATCATTGCCAAAATCAAACTTGTTAACTTGGTCAGGTAATGTCAAAATTAGATGCTTACTCAAATTTTCCTCGGCCCTCCAATGGTATTGCTGTCCAAATATCACCCTCCATCTTATAGTTACCTTAAAAAATAAggcaataaatttataaaaaaaagccatgtaataagttttaatgaatataattgAAACCATAAAATAGGCTGaaatgtttatgattttatgtaggtaagtaggtattttgaataatacaaACCTGAAACAATTCGAAGCAGTGGAAATATGATCTTTGTATCGATAGATACCtctgtttcatcaaaatctgacTTTATCACGTAAAAGTCAGATAAACCTGTGAGTCTGGAATCTGTCATGTTTATGTGGAGCCTGAAATTATATAAGTTTGTTATGTTCCTGAACAGATACgataataagtaggtaatttgTGGTACTTATAGGTAAAAATTACTGTCAAACCCGGGTAGTTACTGCCTATAAATAATAGCGCTTTATTTTCCCGGTACACAGCTTGTCTCCCAAGTAAGAAAAAATCTAAATGTGTGATTTTTCTCAGATTTCTCTTCCGCGCAGATGTATAACATCTGCGATCAGATCACCTTGGGGtttgttcttcttttaggaggTGTTGTGGCCTCCTCCCCCTTATGAGATACAAATCATGTAGGTATGACTGCTTCTTTAGCATGTGGTTCTATTTCTCTCTTATCTTTGCGTGTACAACCTTCCAATCGCTGTGCACATTCGTTTCATAACATTCTCTCTCTACTTTTTTCAGTAAGTatcatattaaatattgtagTACCTGAAATGTTTTTCTTCGATAGTGGCCTTTATATCGTTTTCGTATGGATCCAAAACCGGCACGCCCTTTTCATCGCTGCCATTTCTGATCAAATTCCTCATCATCTCAAACAATTGGTGGATTACTGCATACTTAGAAAATCTTACAGGGCCTGAAAGATCTGCAACAGATCATTAAGGTCTTCTTATCGAAGTCATGTTATATggatatgataaaattgactCCACAAAAAGGTATGTTAGATATTGAGGCATTTTGCAGACGCGGAGTTTTCacataggttttttttaaagactgcaTGATAAAGATACGCTACATGCTGAGTAGAGATTTAGGATCGGCTGGTCCTCGTACACAAACTTACTTAGTCTTCAATAGAAGAATATTACCTAAGTAAGAACTGGAGTTGGTTTATTGCTATTTCATTCGTTTTAGAATGCCAACACTTGATTGGGATCTGAAGTACgccatatatttattttatcatcaaagCTACATTATTACACCaggtactacatacatacataaaatcacgcctctttcccggaggggtaggcagagactagatacctttttctttcgcttcatccacattcataactctcttcatgcaagctcggcggtttcaggtacttatctatgaaatacttaataaagCTACTATAGGAACCTATAGAAAATCTCAATTAAGTTATTCACATTTGTGTGgagatacctacttaaatatgtacatatgtacagatagaatatgtatataaataaaattgtaaaatttttaattacatactcGCACTTGCCAGATTTTCCACATTGATGACTGCGAAGAGAACGCTCAGCAAAACAAACTTCATGGCTGAGTTAAAAAGAGTATTGGTTACACCTGTAGCCTCGTCGAATAGTTAACTTCTTATGTTGAAGTAATTACGCCCAAAATGTACCTACGTAGTAGTTAATAGAAATAATCAAAGGTTAACTATTATCTAATTTCGAAATATTTTGACCGTCACGTGGTAGCTTATCCTCCATAGATTAACAATCATAGTTTCATAAGATTAATTACAAAGTACCTCCTTTGTTAAATATGTAGTTTTATCAGTATTGTAAACGAAATCCATGGAAAGTGATAAAATAATCTAATAAGACAATCAAGATAAACAGATTGGTTTAGGATTAGTAATTTTTGCATACCTTTTATAATTACCTTTTGTAAACAGTTAATTAGATTATCcctaaatatttagttttaattctcCAACAGACACGTcgcaatttcaaaatttaacgAACCTAGTAATTTTTGAGACTGAAAATTAATAAGGCAATTACTTAAGAGCTTATGGGCTACGATCCTGTTAAGAGTACCTAGCTAAAACTGCTAAGTACTTTTTGTGGACATGAatcttatttctttaatagTAACCGAAAATACCAATTGACGAATTAAACCTCCCCTTATTGGGGACCAGCAATGTGTTGTAGTGGTCATTGTTACAACCTTCTACTTTGTTACatagtataattaaaactgatttttatttgatttctaTAGTGATAAGAGTATATAGTCATCACAAGATATCTATCTTAAATATATCTAAGAAGTGCGCCATTCGCTTACTTTGCTCTGTGATTTATTCAGTTACAGGAAGCAACGTGTCAGAAGTTTACAGATGGCAAATCGctgaaatttattaatgtcaGCGATGTATAAcgtattttaattgaattaattttcccATCCTGACAAAAGGAAGCTCACACAATGTCGCCGTGTGTGAGCCGTATGGTCTTCAGGACCTTGACATAATTCAACGAATGAATGGACGAAAACGAAACGGTATCTGAGTTCAAATCACCACACCTTATGTTTATCTTGGGAAGGTTTACTATgatatacttacaaaattcTTCAAAACATTGGATGGTTGTGCCTTTAGGGTAACCacaaaatgtaagtaaaagtaaaccaAAACATATAAACAGTCCTTTTAACATAGGAATCCCTTAAAGGATTTATGTTAAAAGGCaatacttaggtactttattgcgtttatattaaaacaatatggGTTTGATTTTACCTGATGATGACGggtcaaataataatagatgCATAAACATACAGTGTTCAATGTTTTACGTACCTATCGTGTGCACATTGCTTCATATATAGGTTAGTGTTGGTTGACGACATTCGTCAAAACGTCGTATTGCTTCATCGACAGTAGTTAAGCGAAGATTTACTACGGCCCATCATGTACAATTCAGGTTATTCTACCGGATGCCTGTCTTGTTGTATGTGTTCCATAACTCTTATGGAATGGAAGACAAAAAAGTAGCTGGTCGTCGGCGGTTGAGTGGGTAACACAAAATAATTGGAACTGCAATATATACATAGTAAAAATTTATGTCTAGACACCTTCCTGCAATAAGTAGACATCGAAGGAGATTTTGGTAAAACAAATTCTACTGTATCACGGAAACCGCGACCAAACACGTTGTTCCTAACAGCACCGTCACGGGATAGATGAAACATCAAGATGGATTTATGTGAACTAACCAAAGGAATTCAGAGTCTGCCCTCAGAAAAGATTGCTCTCCACCTTCCTATAAGGAATCTGGTTGTGGATgacttattatacttattttatgagATAATCTACCATACCAAGCTACGCAGACTTTTCGGACTATTCGGCCATTCTCGTCGTCGTCTTCCTAACTTGCCGACTCTATGATAGAGATACACGTGAACTCcaagctcctctccagagaggtgaagaaACCGGTTAGATACCACGATATCTATCTAAATAGTTCCATGAGATTTAAGTCAACTTGTTTTAGATAGATAGCTACCTACTTACTGCAATCCTGATATTGGTACCTAtgcaataaatctttatttggatttaaatacctaccatttttaataatttgctcCTGACATATTTTCATCGTAATACCTAGTtgtcctaaataaataataaaaggtaaTTAGTCACTCAGTGATTCATTATCAAAAAGCTGTTTAAATAGATCAAATAAGACTGGGGAGTGAATCAgactttacaaaataatttaacttttaggcgacacgttaaattttatttgatacgcCTTTTGTATTCGTTATACTAAAGTGGACCACCTAACCGACCTGCAGGCTGGAGTAACTTATAAGGTCATCGCAGTTGCAAgggcaaaaattttaaatttttctttgagtTGCACTATAGTCTTGAATTTATAtagattagaatagaataggtttattttcaaaattggattagatttttatctaattatatctatgtagTACCGGTTCCAAAGAGCATGGGCAGAAggagcggcggaacaaactacaaatattatttttgtggaCACCGATTTCGCCCATTTTTACTAAATGGGCGAAATCGGTCTGCAAGAGACCATTATTTCAATGTTACTGGGGGCCCCGTGACCCAGTTCGTTTTAAATATGATCGCGGTTTCTCAGTTCTACGTGTTCCTATAAGTGGTTGggtattgttttcttttatttaatttttgtccgTAGTAGACTTGTAGGTAGTAGAGAAAGATCCACGATACTCATAAAGCTTGCGGTAGGCcgatgtcagtcagtcattctaCAAGAAGTTTCCatagtaaataagtataaatagcTCGTAAACTCTGTTTTCTGTTGCTAGCAGCTTATGAAGGAATGTTTGACCATGAACTTGTGATTATTTCGGCATGTGTTGAAATGTTGATTGTAACTCTGAAACTGTAGTCGACGTTGTTTGGTGAGATTTATATAATAGAGCGaaaacgtaataaaaaaaaaactacatcaATTTAACTTGCgccttttaaaaaattatgtaatggTTACGTTGATTGTTTAAGATATTTCGATGTGGTAGGTATCCACTTTtgagtaatataataaactaccTAGCTATTGCGCGCGGTTTCGCTCCTATCggattttcagaaaaaaaatatgaaggtAGGTAATCTATGTTGGACGATCGAAATCGTCCAACGGCTACGGCAGACATGAAAGCGTAAAAGATACAGAGTTtcgcatttttatttaccttatgataatttccttttacaagtgattttttttaaacatagtaAATCTTTACGATGTTCCTATTCCTAGACGATAGGTACTTCGACATTTGCCTGCCGaactatatacctacatcGATATTACGGGCAAATCCGATTCAATGTCTGTATGTCTGTGATGCTATTTATTCTTCGTATACAGAGTTCACGTATCTCAGTGCTCTCGATCTCCCATGACACCATAGCCGCCTGGTGCTCCGAATTGGcggttttaaacaaaatgttagtTTAGTACAAGAAACCGTCAAAAATTTTCtgtaaatttacaataaatgttGGCTTATGAAATAAATGGATAATTAGACGTATTTCATGAACGCATTAATTCACAATGTGGAGAAAGGTAGCGATTTGCGttgtgttaatttttgtaGTTGTAACGTGTGTATTCACAGCTCCTGCCTATCAtcattgtaagtatttttttttaattattcattattctaCTTTACGGCTGTAACTAGGCTGTCTACATTTCCCAAAATTTAAGAAcagtagaatttttattttattttttttatattttacatagaaAGTCGCTTGGTACAGGTGTAAAATTTCATCTAAATAGATACAGCACTTTTTGTAATGATTCATTGCAAAcgcatatataaatatgtttttaaccaGGGAAATTTAttccgtaaggaataaagtgATATTTGTTTGAATGTTATGTAGCAGGTAGGTCCTGAAGGGGTCCTTATACCTACTCAATATCAATAGGGATTACTTATATGAAATACACCTAGCGAAGAAACGCCAGTAGGTAAACCCTGTCCAAATCCACGATTCTAAAGTTGATAAATTCCCATGGTCTTTTCTCTTAGCAGGAGAATTAGCAATTGCTTGTTTATTAATACCTTGTGCAGTGTTTGTTGTGAAATGCTTCTTGTGTCTGTAAGTGTTGCCGCCGGCGCCAGTAGACCCGAAATTGATGAATCATTTCAAAAGTGAAAACTTATTCAGCGCAAGATACCATAAAATTTTAGATTGAGATATGAACGGCTATTCGTTAGGTAAGACTTACACAGAATATTAAGATCACTTTGAAATCTATTGTACTATAATTTGAGATATTAAGCTTAGTGAGTTGCCCATGAAGGGCTAGGCAGTAGGCGGTAATCTCTTGATTCGATGCGCCCAATTGACCGGCTTTTCGCTTATTATCTTTCAGTACGGGGACCTCATTTCACAATAAGTACAACTCCAGAACAGAAGACGCCGTTCATAGAAGTTCGGAAttccacttaccacggttTCGGCCCACGGGAGGAGGCCCGGGCGATGTGCGCCGTGAGTACCCACGAGGTCAACGCCACGGCCAATGCCACCATCACAAGGAGATTGCATGGAGTAGTCACGTCTAGTGAGTATAATTGATCTTATTAGAAATGATGGATTTCTGGTGATGTCATCTGTTTCAGGCGACTATGACCCTATAATTAAGTGTTGAAAGAGAACAAGTCAAATGGACTGTTCCAAAAGTAGAATTGACTTTCTGTTGCTAATTGCGTATTGTATCCAAAAAGAGTAAGGCATTGTTACCATATTCATTGTTACATCGTAAAAGTCAGTTCTTATAAGGTTACATAGGCAAAGGCTATCAAGTTACAAATAGACCTTTATTTCACAAcggttttacatatttttttcttgccCTTTCCGGGTAGTTACCAAACTCTTGCGTACTCTATCTTTATTCATTACACTTTTCACGCCAGCGCCGACAGCTTAGTATCCCTTATTCCACGTTCGTAGCTTGTCTATGGTAACCAGATACGAACATACCTTCCCTTGATCATACCGATTACCAGAACTTCTTCTGTCTATACAGAAATATGTTCAAAGAAGCGTTCGTCTTGAGCCTCTTTATAGATgtaaattgtcatatttttaacgTGTTGGTTGTATGGTACAAaaccaaataaacaatttttcttaCTTTCTTTCTCTTTCAAAGTAGCTTTTTACACTTTTGTTagttaataacattaaatacaaATCAATTTTCCAGGAGAACTACACAACGCAATCCAGCGACTAGAAGTAATAATCTTTGGCCAGATGCAACAGCTGTGGCAGAGTTTGGACGCCCTGCGAACACATTTGACGAACGACAATATGCGAGCGCCCTTCCCCGATAGGAGGACTGTCTCATTTCGATACAAGCCCAGCACGaaatagaatttatatttgaCCGTAGCCACGAGAAGTAGGTTTTGAAAATGAGTTGGGTGGCTAAGTATATTGGAAGGTAACAAAAAAGACACTCCGCAAAAGTTTAATTCATGttacgaaataaaatataattgacatttaaaatagTATGCAACGCCCTTATTTTTCCAGGGTTTTAGCACAAATAATCGGATTATGCCTTGTGTCATTTCTTATTTCCAtaggattttaattttgatgagTGACAGTATCGTTTTGGTAGATTATCTTGTTACGTGGATTTTACGTTATTATATTACGTTATTATTATACTCTTTgggtcaaaataaaacaagtgaCGTAATAAAGttcaatttattaacaattagTAACCGGAATCAGCGGGTTGCCGACGAAGTTCTGACGCATGTTTGACTGTTCAAACTTTGTCGggtaataacaataaaaatacgttagtttttaagttaaaagtatTACGTCTAAATGccagtattaataaatattaacaaaataataaacaatttaagtaTTATGCCTTTTATGACCTGCTTCGCATATCAGTTTATTAGAAGTTAAAAACTGCTTTTCAATATATGcacaaacttatttaaaattggacgGATATAATTTCATGTCTttcttcaatataaaaattgaaatcacCACCACTCAAGCaaatcaattattataattgatttcacaattagattttaatactttttataacattctatcttcatttttatcttacaaacatacataatctTTGTCCTGATTATAAATTGATACaaattttagaatatttaataaaacactaGAAACCCTTTGACGCGAAAAGTGATATCAAAGAAAATCATCCTAGATTTTTGATCAACGATCAAAATCAGTCGCATgggattttaattaagtacatttttatctcattaaaaaaagagtaaGGTTTTAAATATCCAGCTTAAATGaagtatcaaaatattacctgcCTGCTCTAAtgatatttgaatttcgaagatataatgtaggtactattttgtttcttaattACGGTAAAGAAATCTAACAGCTTTTAActgcaaaaaatgtaaattacttGACTACTcacgaatattttattttcactttaataaagatttaataaagTGTGGTACTGAATTATGTGTAATTTCGTTAGCAGTAAGTTTTTTGAAAGGGCGCTTATACACTAGGCGTTATAAAACCAggaaactataaatatatacgagtagtatTGAGAATCAACtgaacaaaagaaataaacgcaTGATTAACTTAGTGGAAAGATGAACAAAGAAGAAGGCTTGCGAAGTTGTTGAAATTTGTTTATGCAAAGTTATTGTTTGTTGATCGCCCAATGTACCAGCTACCTTACGGTCGAATACTCAAACTTATTTAAGCAGCATGATGATtgtcttttttgtaattggaCATATCgcggttaaaataaattggatcAATCGAGCTATtgggttaaaaaaaatccgttTCAATATTCAATCAACAGATATCAAAATCTAATTAGGGTACTTGTTGTCAAGCGGCGGAGGCTTGGAGATATCTTCGCAATTCCTCTTGTGTGTCGAAGATCATGACCGGGAACGGCGAGCCGGGCACGTGGCGGCCTGCCCATCGGACCTCCACGCGGTAGTCGCCGGGTTCGGTGGGCGAAAACTGGTGACAACAGATGCAATTGAGTTAcagttactttattatttattttaaaacgtcGTATGCAATTACGAGTGTGGTAGGTAACGGCGGATAGCGGCAATCGTGTCGGCGGTCGAAGGGTTACCGCAGAATAAAAGGTGTGATGCGCCAGTTGATGATGACTTACAAAAAGTATACTTCTTTCAGCATTCAGTATTCAGTCCACTTAATGAAGCAATCATGCCCGCCTACTTAGGTAAAACTTGATGCGGGTCTGGTCAAAATCTGGCCTTAAAGCGTTTGATTTGAGTGCAACACGCAAGGATGAGAGATAATGACCTAAAAGGgcagtatttttaattgttcttaTTACGTagcaatttatattataaaaataaaatttatcatcaaATGGAATTATATCAGACACCTGTATCATAGAATTAAACTACCACCCAAATCGATAGGagcatattaattttattgtttcgtACAATTAGATAACAATCATGATGAATGGGGAACAATTGGGGAGATAtcgtaaattattttcatatctgATTTCAAGCATTGAAgttgttttcaatatttatttgataagaaTAATCTTTTAATCAGGTGCGATGGTGACTGGTACGTACTAATTTGAGTGTTCAtaaggtatttaaatataattttattaatattaccaGACTACTCTTTGGTTGGATGACTGTTGTTAAtttggtgaaaaaaaaattttacaaaatgtccACATAATTTtcgatagtaaaaaaataatatttatattcattttgtaCTTTAATAGtaaagtatttacatatagtccgtctttatcctttgcggggttgacagagccaactgtctcgaaaagactaaaagccacgttcaactgcatgacaaaaattaaattaaatagtgacaggttgctaacctacaAAAGGAATCTTAAGCTTggaagcttatcccttagtagccttatacgagatccatgggaacgatatgaagtggttcttTTCGCTGTAAACTCAACACAAACGGTGCGGCAACGGTTTTGTTTGCCCTATCTTCAGTGGGAGGCTTGCGCCGGATATACCCCTGTGCATTATCAATTGAGGGCGTTCCGACCTTTACGTAATGACGTCATCATTTCCTTCCATAGTATGGTCCTTGAACTACTGGTTCTCCCTCTGGATTACAACTCGGCACCCTTTGGTCCTCGCACTCGCACTGTAAACTGACCTGCCTCAGCGCCTCTAGTGTTGCGTAGGAATCGTGactaaaatttttctttgaaagaCTCCTATACAATGTGATGTTAGCATTTACCTTGCAAAGTATAGTCCTGTCCTTCTGGTTTTCCCTTTGCATCTCAACGCGGAAGGCGCCCTTCGGTCCGCGCACTCGCACTGTCAACTGTCCTGCGCCGGCGCCCTT
It encodes:
- the LOC106136966 gene encoding uncharacterized protein LOC106136966 gives rise to the protein MWRKVAICVVLIFVVVTCVFTAPAYHHLRGPHFTISTTPEQKTPFIEVRNSTYHGFGPREEARAMCAVSTHEVNATANATITRRLHGVVTSRELHNAIQRLEVIIFGQMQQLWQSLDALRTHLTNDNMRAPFPDRRTVSFRYKPSTK